The sequence CCAGGGTCAGGGACTTCGGCTCGATCCCGCGGCCTCGCAGCAATTCTCGGGTGAGCGTGATGTTGTCGCCGGTGTTCCGTGCTGCCGGCTCGACCAGGATCACCTCGTCCGGGACGCCGAGGCTGAGGGCGTGCTCCCGATAGTGGACCGCCTCACCCCGGGGGAACCGCTCGACTGTCGTCGGTGCGTTGGCGCCGGTGAACACGATGAGCGGGACGGTGCCGGCCAAATAGAGCTGAGCGGCGCAGGTGGCCACACCCAGATCGTGGCTCCCGAGTCCGACGCCGACGTCGGAGGGTTCCAGGACGTGGTGGAGGTCGTGGTAGTCCCACAGGACCCGGACGGCTGGGCGGATGCTCGGCGGGAGCTGGGCGGTCAGCGGGGCCTCCCTGGTCAGTCGGGGATATGAACTTGTAGGTCCCAGTAAAGCGGTTGGCTTACCGGCCGACCGATCTTGGTGAACAACCAGTTCGCTCTGAGGTAGCTCCAGGACGGCTATCTCGGGCCTGGGCAGGGCGTATGCCGTTGATACCGAGTGTGATGCGTTCGCACGGTCGAATGGGACGGTCGGGTCCTGATGGCCGGATTCCTGGTGCCGGCCGCAGGCCTCACGGTCGGCGGTGCATCCGGGACGAGTTCGCCGCACCACGCTGCGGTAAGGCGAGGCAAGATTTGGGTATGGCCTTTCCAAGGGAACAACCGGCGGACGTCAGCGTCCGTCAGTTCGTGGCGGACTCGGGCATGATCACGCGCGACCTTCGGCAAGGCCATGCCTACACGCTGACCCTCAATGGTGAGCCGCTGGCCAGAATGGTTCCGATCCGGCGTCGCCGGGCAGTTCCCAAGAAAGAGGTCTTCGCTGTCTTTGCTACCGCCCCTGCGGTGGATGCTGATGAACTGCGGGCCGATCTGGACCGCGTCGTCGGTCAAGACCTGGAGGATCCGTATGAGGGGACGGGCCTGTGACTGTGCACGAGGCTGCGGTCGTCGACACCAACATCATTGCTGCGCTGAAGCTCTACGATGCTGCGGAACTGCCTGACCTAATCCTGATTACGGCGGTAACTTTGGGAGAGTTGTTTTTCGGTCCGAATGCTACCGATGATCCGGCGAAACGGGCCGGGCGGGTGGCTGTATTGCAT is a genomic window of Kineosporia sp. NBRC 101731 containing:
- a CDS encoding YdcF family protein, with protein sequence MTREAPLTAQLPPSIRPAVRVLWDYHDLHHVLEPSDVGVGLGSHDLGVATCAAQLYLAGTVPLIVFTGANAPTTVERFPRGEAVHYREHALSLGVPDEVILVEPAARNTGDNITLTRELLRGRGIEPKSLTLVSRPYQQRRAYATCRRLWPEVATVQCASLPLALDDYVAGIGDADRVVNMLVGDTQRIEVYAEKGFAIEQPMPDEVRDAFRQLVEAGYTSRLI